In Burkholderia pseudomultivorans, the DNA window GCGAACTACGCGGGCTTCACGTTCGGCGCGCTGTACGGGTTCGGCGGCCAGCCGGGCAGCATGAAGCAGCGCAATACGTGGAGCGTCGGCGCGGCCTATGCGGCGGGCCCGCTGCGCATCGGCGTCGGCTACGAGCGTTCGGACAACAGCAAGACCGGCGCGACCGACTCGACTGCCGGCAAGTGGCAGAGCACCGACGACGGGCTGTTCAACTCGTCGATCAACGAAGGCTATGCGAGCGCGCAGTCGCAGCAGATCATCGCGACGGGCGCGACGTACGACTTCGGGCCGGCCGTGGTCGGCGTGAACTACAGCAACGTGCAGTATCGCGCCGGCGACCAGTCGCTGTTCTCGGGGCACGCGACCTTCAACATCGCGGGCGTGTACACGCGCTGGAACGTGCAGCCGAACACGCAGCTGTTCGCCGGCTACAGCTACACGCGCGGCAGCGACGTCGACGGCATCGACAACCGGGCGCAGTATCACAACGTGACGCTCGGCGCGGTCTACGACCTGTCGAAGCGGACCAGCGTGTACCTGCTCGGCGCGTACCAGCACGCGTCCGGCACGACGCTCGACGCGCTCGGCCGGCCGGTCGCCGCGACCGCGTCGGTGTCCGACAAGGCGAACGGCCACTCGTCCGACTCGCGCTCGCAGGCGATCGTCAGCCTCGGGTTGCGTCAGCGGTTCTGACGCGTCGCGGGCGCGCCGCGCGCGCGCCTCTATACTGTCGCCTCGTCGAATGGAGGGGACATGACCGAAACGCAATCCGTGCGCTGCCTGTGCGGCGCCGTCACCGTCACGTTGCGCGGCGAGCCGGCCGCGCGCGCGAACTGTCATTGCGCGACATGCCGCGATTTCTACGGCACGGCGATGCTGTCCGCGACCGCGTGGCAGCCGGAGCAGGTGTTGGTCGCCGGCGGCGACGCGACCTTCCGGCATCCGTCGAAGTCGATGTCGCGCACGTGGTGCGCGGCGTGCGGCGAGATCGTGTTCGGCACCAACCGGCTCGGCATGCGCGTGGTGCCGAACAGCGTGACCGCGCGTGCGCACGGCGGCCGACTGCCCGACGCGTTGCAGCCGACGATGCACCTGTTCTACCGGCAGCGCGTGATCGACGTCGTCGACGCGCTGCCGAAATTCCTCGACGGCTGGGACGGCCCGACGCTCGACACCCCGAATTGAACCTGCGCCGCCGCCGCGCCATGGCGGCGCGCGCCCGACTTCCGCTGCCTTTTTTTGCCGCGTCTTCAAAAGACGCGCGCCGGATAATATTTTTTCTCTTTCATTTCAATTTCGATTTGTAATCATTGACCGGATTTTCCGGAAAATCAAAAGCAGCATGCGGCCATCAGAAAAAATGACGCATTTGCATTGAGCGATCCGGAAGAAAATGCCGGGGAAAATGCGCCGAGAATCGCAGGCCTGGCAGGCTGTCGCGGCGCAGGCACCGGACTGGCTCGTGATCGACGAAGCTGTGTCGCGCAGCGAAATAATGACGTGAATAATAGGTATGAACGGTGAAATGCCATTCACCGGAATCACCAATGTTTCATACGTCGCGATTTACAGTGTCGAAAAACGTCCGTCTGGGGAGCATCGTTCATGGCAATGAAACAAATTCGCGCAGCATTACTGGGAATGTGCATGGCGATGCTGGCGGCGGCGAGTCATGCGCAATACACGACCGACTGGCTCGCGAACACGTTCGGCACGCTGGCCGCACACGTCGGCAACGGCGCGCGCTCGATGTGGGTCGCGCCCGAAGGCGTGATCTATACGTCGTCGCGCTGGGACGAGAACGCGGGCGGCGTCGCGATCTACCAGAACGGACAGACGCTCGGCACGATCGGCATCCACGACGAATTCCAGGGCGGCGCGATCACCGGCAACGCGACCTCGATCTTCGTCGCGCTCGGCTACAACCGCACCTTCGGCAGCGGCTCGGTGGGCCGCTACAACCGCGGCACGAACACGCGCGACCTGCGCATCCCGGTCAGCACGTGGACGGGCATCCAGTACGCCGACGTGATCACCGGCCTCGCGACGGGCGGCAACCTGCTGTATGCGAGCGACTTCTACGGCAACCGCGTGCGCGTCTATACGACCGACGGCGTGTGGCAGCGCGACATCGGCGTGCAGGGGCCGGGCGCGCTGGCGCTCGATGCCGCCGGCAACCTGTGGGTCGCGCGC includes these proteins:
- a CDS encoding porin, whose product is MNKQLIAAPLLLTLAGIASAQSSVTLYGIVDAGITYRSNERTGSAGAYTGHSNVGLTTGNLSGSRWGIKGAEDLGGGLRALFVLENGFDITNGTSGQGGRQFGRQAFVGIGSDRYGSITLGRQYTSLDDFVSPVGPSSYIGGFGAHPGDIDDLDQTARVDSSIKYTSANYAGFTFGALYGFGGQPGSMKQRNTWSVGAAYAAGPLRIGVGYERSDNSKTGATDSTAGKWQSTDDGLFNSSINEGYASAQSQQIIATGATYDFGPAVVGVNYSNVQYRAGDQSLFSGHATFNIAGVYTRWNVQPNTQLFAGYSYTRGSDVDGIDNRAQYHNVTLGAVYDLSKRTSVYLLGAYQHASGTTLDALGRPVAATASVSDKANGHSSDSRSQAIVSLGLRQRF
- a CDS encoding GFA family protein; translated protein: MTETQSVRCLCGAVTVTLRGEPAARANCHCATCRDFYGTAMLSATAWQPEQVLVAGGDATFRHPSKSMSRTWCAACGEIVFGTNRLGMRVVPNSVTARAHGGRLPDALQPTMHLFYRQRVIDVVDALPKFLDGWDGPTLDTPN